DNA sequence from the Oryza brachyantha chromosome 5, ObraRS2, whole genome shotgun sequence genome:
TCCTGCTGATAACGCAGATCACCGTGGCCGCCATCGgcggctgctgcggctgctgcaAGTCCCTCGCCATCCCGTCGGAGACCAAGCGGATCGTCGGCGTCGTCTGCGCGGTCTTCTCATGGTGAGTACGCCGGCTTATGGTACTAGAGTATCACCaacaacagctcatctaaatttggttattcatatttttatttggatgatcatctaaactggttttatcctttatatctctttctATTCCaccagatcatccatatatgacatcatctatatctttttggaggatggagagatatcatccaaatatgaaggttgtttgtcctaatatagatgacatctaaaaatagatgataggatgaccgttctgttggagcttaatttatagtcttcatcctctatttttagaatataggatgagatagatgagctgttggtaTACTCTTAGCCATGCCGCGCGCGccgtgatcgatcgattgtcTGCGCACTGCATATATGCGATACTTTTGCTACTGGTTAATTGTTGCTGTGCTTGCAGGGTACTGGCGGTGACCGCGTTCGGGCTGTTCCTTGACGGCGCGATCGTGGAGTCCGACTGCTTGCACATCATCCAGGGCGGCTTCTttgcggccggcggcgtgctgACCCTCATCGTCACGGCCCTCGGGATGACATCCTACTTCATGCTCCGCACGGAGCGGCAGCCCAGCgagcccgcggcggcgcggcgtcggccggcgcCTCCGGTGGACGATGATGAACCCACGCCGATCGACGTCGGGGTCCCGGTGGGCCCCGGGTTCCCGCCGGTGTCTCCGGTTCGTGCGCCGCCTGGTCCTGCTTTTGCTGCTGCTCGAAGCCATGCTCAGGTGTAGCACCCGACCTCACTGTGATCATCCTGTGTTGGGTCAGAATCAAGGGCCTACTCGTGAAGTTTCTGCTGTGATTTGAAAATTGTCATGCGTACGATCTAGTTGTACGACTTACGTATGACTAAATTGATTAACGGATACAGTAACACTTCTAGATTGGTCGATGGTTATATGCTTTTAGTCATATGTAAGTCGTATAATTTGGACGTATGTACCGTAGTGCTGGTGATTGCTGTGTATTTGTGACACATGCTGCACGTGTATCTGTGCTAGCCGCGGTTGTGAGTTATTGATTTCTGATGTTTGGGAAGTCACTCATAACTTCAGTTTTCATACTTATGCATGCAAGAACTACCTGGttgtgtcattttttttttcaattacaaTAAGGtgaaacaacaaatttataaacgggaaataatttgtatataaaacttttataaacatgtttatagcgatataaaagtaaaacctctaaaatcaaattcaaatttaaagctaaaagatttaaattttgatttataagcataagtggaCGCAAAAAGATTAGGATGAGCATGTAAGACATGTATAATATATTCACCCACCATCTGCAAGTGCGCCTCTACTACACGTTTAAAAGGACCCAAGCCAATGACAAATCCGTAACTACACTACctgttttttttagattattcacCGAACTATTTGCTTCATGCTTCGAAAGATACATTTTAATCTATACACCACTTGATTTAAActatttattaagtttattctCAGAATCTTTAATTTAtcgtaataattaattagataaTCCATATTAACAATTTGAtcaataatctaaattaaatGAGACTTCCTATTGAAAGTGCACTCGTGTGTGCATAATATATACGGGTATTAAAATTAGAACTTGGAAGGTAGAGTTACAAGAACTCGTACGCCATTGTACCaccgtgtgtgtatatatatatatataagtagaacgattatttggtttttttagaaaaatccaaacaacatatttgtaaatgggaaataatttataaataaaacttttatatatgtattcttggcAATCTAAAAGGTAAGactggaaaaataaacttgggtaaaaaaccccaaaatcaactctaaattattttttaattagtttatacATAGCAGATTCTTAAACGTGATCGCATGTCATCTGGATATCCATACTCTCAAAATACACATCTATATCTCAAAACTTgctaaatatatatcatgttcCAAACTATCACGATCTCTTTGGGGTGTCATATATCGTGACATTGTCCTTAACAAGTTAGTCATGGTAGAGTTAAAAtgttagagtttttttttactatttttaacttttaaaaagtgcatcatattttttagcataaaaaattagtatctTAAGATAGAATGTACCTTATGATGCctgaattttatattaaaatattttatatcttaagattttttaaggatggtaaaaaaattctaaagatTATGCCATATCATCATTGGTGAGGCATGCCATGTAGAATTTTAGAGGGGTAGTGTCAATTTGGAGATTACGAGAACATAGAGATAGAGACGAATAAATTTATGGAACGGTATAGgctttaccttttttttttaccatccacACATGATCAAAATTACTCTTATATGATAACCGGACGTACACTTTACTCTTCCTTTACCATCacacacaaaatatatatatatatatatatatatatatatatatatatatatgtgtgtgtgtgtgtgtgtgtgtgtgtatgaaGGCGTGGATAAAAGTCTACACCACATATGTGAAGTACGATATAGCGAACTGCGATTGCAATTAATGTATTGGGCCACTTGGGGACACTTGTTTTGTCTATGTATTCCTACACACAGCATATAACTAATCCAAGCGCTATAGTTACGACTTAGGAACTGATCAAATGAAAGTCTccagaaaattaaatatgtaaagagtACTATAGTGTTATAAATGTTTTAAGGGCACATATAGATgctatttttaagaaaacgaTGCTTATAACATCACTGGTATCCATGCCAACCGATCTTGCAACTATCTATGTGCCCATATGGTCGTATGTcattctctccgtttcataatataagatttttttaagcttatataaattcatctattaatccatttatatattttatatatgtgtctaaattcgtttcatataaatttaaataagactataaatcttacaatatgaaatatattgaATACATAATAGCATTATTCTAGAGTACGAAGAAGATGGCTTTGTCCAATGATGTGACTAGCTATGTATATGGACATCTATAACATTATGGTTGGCTCTATGTCGCTAACAAAAGGCTAGAGTATTCACtccatttttaattaaatgtttgaactaatcaacgtcatataaaaaatggatTGATCGAGGTAGTATTTGAGaatgagaaaacaaaatgtgtgtCCACTGTCTTCTAATTAAGAGCAAATTTATAGTTATTGAGAAGATATCAGGAGGTGttacttttttctatgtaaatttaatttggtACCTTGGGTACTAGgatataccaaattttgcACTAATTTTACGGTCATTGAGACGATACTATCACTTTTTTCCAGTGTTCGCCTAAAAGGCCGTTTAGACCGTTTAAACGGTGTCTAAACGGTAGACAGAGTGAATCTGTCTCATTTAGGGCCTAAACAAAGAATTAAATGAGCTGAGCGTTTAAACGGGTCGAAACGGTTTAAACGTCATAAACAAAACGGTAATCAGCCTATTTAAACGGTGCGAGAGCGGATTAAACGCCGACTCGGCGAACAAAATTTGGTTCTCTTTTCTCTAGTTCTGATTTCTGAGTCAATCAATTAACCCACTAATCAATGATTGATTGAATGAGTTCCTATTGCTTTGAATCAGCCACGTTGTTCAATGATGGATGTAATTGTAGTGATTGATTGCTGGTAATATTTCAACTCTTAGTCTTGTGATTGTgtatttttgtgcaaaaaataggaaaacCGTTTAAAACATTTAATCCGTTTAAACAGTATAC
Encoded proteins:
- the LOC102703496 gene encoding uncharacterized protein LOC102703496 translates to MAKSEVPAGGEAQPAPAGVAIKFDKTAIIVSAVVGSLGLLSAILGFAAEGAKRNKASSSVGLGVCAAIFLLITQITVAAIGGCCGCCKSLAIPSETKRIVGVVCAVFSWVLAVTAFGLFLDGAIVESDCLHIIQGGFFAAGGVLTLIVTALGMTSYFMLRTERQPSEPAAARRRPAPPVDDDEPTPIDVGVPVGPGFPPVSPVRAPPGPAFAAARSHAQV